From one Bacteriovorax sp. BAL6_X genomic stretch:
- a CDS encoding phospho-sugar mutase, with product MTTSLEKANAWANNPYFDEESRAEIQRLIDADDMKEIEERFYKDIEFGTGGLRSILGAGNNRINKYTVRRATQALAGEILDHSNKSGVTNPSIAVSYDSRKFSFEFAKEVCSVMAANGIKSYIYKRLNPVPMLSYSVRYHKAQAGVMVTASHNPPEYNGYKVYWNDGAQVTPPNDKNIINRYYDITSYDAVKFMDFAQAEKDGFISWVGEDVEQSFYNDILSKTVNPEMCKQDGKDLKIVYTPIHGTGLIPCTTALAQLGFTNVEVVKEQAQPDSAFPTVSSPNPENPSAMKMAVDLMKNTGADIAFGSDPDTDRLGVAFEHEGETQYINGNQIGILMLYYMLHNLKENGTMPANPYFVKTVVTTPLQELIADKYGVKSYSTLTGFKWICGLMNKIEKEDPSANFLFGTEESFGYLPHEFVRDKDGVASITFMSEVTLYFKKQGLNLIQALDKIYEEFGFSQESLLNLVYQGKEGAEKITRIMSHFRDLAPTSLCGQDIRVIEDYQTGIVKDLESGDESKLDYPVSNVIGYHFKNGNRLYLRPSGTEPKIKFYIMIQEKEGVLSEKKAKASKVTEEFLAFINETAEGL from the coding sequence ATGACGACGAGCCTTGAAAAAGCTAATGCTTGGGCCAATAACCCATATTTTGATGAAGAGTCACGCGCAGAGATCCAAAGATTAATTGACGCAGATGACATGAAAGAGATCGAAGAAAGATTTTATAAAGATATAGAATTTGGAACAGGTGGGCTACGCTCTATCCTTGGCGCTGGAAATAATCGTATTAACAAGTATACAGTACGTAGAGCAACACAGGCCCTTGCTGGTGAAATTCTAGATCACAGTAATAAATCAGGAGTAACTAACCCATCGATCGCAGTAAGTTATGATTCTCGTAAATTCTCTTTTGAATTTGCTAAGGAAGTCTGCAGTGTCATGGCCGCCAATGGAATTAAGTCTTATATCTACAAGAGGCTAAATCCAGTGCCAATGCTTTCTTACTCAGTAAGATACCACAAGGCCCAGGCCGGAGTAATGGTGACAGCTTCTCACAATCCTCCTGAGTATAATGGTTACAAAGTATACTGGAATGATGGTGCACAAGTTACTCCACCAAATGACAAAAATATTATCAATCGTTACTACGATATTACTTCGTACGATGCAGTTAAATTCATGGACTTCGCTCAAGCTGAAAAAGATGGATTCATTAGCTGGGTTGGTGAAGATGTAGAACAAAGCTTCTATAACGACATCCTGTCTAAAACAGTAAATCCTGAAATGTGTAAGCAAGATGGAAAAGACCTTAAGATCGTTTATACACCAATTCACGGTACAGGGCTTATTCCATGTACAACAGCACTTGCTCAACTTGGATTTACAAATGTTGAAGTTGTTAAAGAGCAAGCACAACCTGACTCAGCCTTCCCAACAGTAAGCTCCCCTAACCCAGAGAATCCTTCTGCAATGAAAATGGCCGTTGATCTTATGAAGAATACTGGTGCAGATATTGCATTTGGCTCTGACCCAGATACAGATAGACTTGGAGTAGCTTTTGAACATGAAGGAGAGACTCAATATATCAATGGAAACCAAATCGGAATCCTGATGCTCTACTACATGCTTCACAATCTTAAAGAAAATGGAACAATGCCAGCTAATCCATACTTTGTGAAAACAGTTGTAACAACTCCGCTTCAGGAGCTTATTGCAGATAAGTACGGAGTTAAGTCTTACTCAACTTTAACAGGTTTCAAGTGGATCTGTGGGCTTATGAATAAAATTGAAAAAGAAGATCCTTCTGCTAACTTCCTATTTGGTACCGAAGAGTCTTTTGGTTATCTACCACACGAGTTTGTACGTGATAAGGACGGTGTTGCCTCAATCACATTCATGTCTGAAGTTACTCTTTACTTCAAAAAACAAGGCCTAAATCTTATCCAGGCCCTTGATAAAATCTACGAAGAATTTGGCTTTAGCCAAGAGTCTCTCCTAAATCTTGTTTACCAAGGTAAAGAAGGGGCCGAAAAAATTACACGAATAATGAGTCATTTTAGAGACTTAGCTCCCACAAGCTTGTGCGGACAGGATATTCGCGTTATAGAAGATTACCAAACAGGTATTGTAAAAGACCTTGAATCAGGTGATGAGTCAAAATTGGACTATCCAGTCAGTAATGTAATTGGTTACCACTTTAAAAATGGAAACCGCCTGTATCTTCGCCCATCAGGAACTGAACCAAAAATTAAGTTCTACATTATGATTCAAGAAAAAGAAGGCGTACTTTCAGAGAAGAAAGCTAAGGCTTCAAAAGTAACCGAAGAGTTCCTAGCGTTCATTAATGAAACAGCTGAAGGACTATAA
- a CDS encoding ferredoxin, giving the protein MANKEMKHKDNVAGKWYCTDPDDDNGEGCIACNVCYTGAPEFFAEDEDGNAYIAKQPSTPEEEELCQEQMDACPVASIGNDG; this is encoded by the coding sequence ATGGCAAATAAAGAAATGAAGCACAAAGATAATGTTGCTGGAAAGTGGTATTGTACAGATCCAGACGACGATAACGGAGAAGGATGCATTGCATGTAACGTGTGTTATACAGGTGCTCCTGAATTTTTCGCTGAAGATGAAGATGGGAATGCGTATATCGCTAAGCAACCTTCAACTCCTGAAGAAGAAGAGTTATGTCAAGAGCAGATGGATGCTTGTCCAGTTGCTTCTATTGGAAATGACGGTTAA
- a CDS encoding putative Na+/H+ antiporter, which translates to MNPTNLQLVGTILFACAILHTFLVSKIQHLAHKYPEGSMMENLLHFLGEVEAVFGMWAAAFIVYYSATQGFAVYDNAHQVIGGALKYLEQDVNYTEAAFVFVIMCMAGTRPIIMLAEKIIGMIAKLLPFPGKMAFYISALIVGPILGSFITEPAAMTVTALILLDYFFSDEKMSLKFKYATIGLLFVNVSIGGTLSHFAAPPVLMVASKWHWGFVHMITNFGYKATISIIIGTLIIAFMFKNELQGKLEIKQKHENWMAPTWWMTLVHIIFMGLVVFSAHHMVFFLALFLFFLGFTTVTKEYQDEIKLKESLLVGFFLAGLVTLGGQQGWWLQPILSKLGDFVLFVGATSLTAITDNAALTYLGTLVDLTDSAKYNLVAGAVAGGGLTVIANAPNPAGFGILKGTFGKEGINPGKLLLGALFPTILAMVMFQILPNLAK; encoded by the coding sequence ATGAATCCAACAAATCTACAGCTTGTAGGGACGATTCTATTCGCATGTGCTATTTTGCACACATTTTTAGTTTCAAAAATTCAACACTTAGCTCACAAGTATCCGGAAGGATCGATGATGGAAAATCTTCTTCACTTCTTAGGTGAAGTCGAAGCAGTATTCGGTATGTGGGCCGCGGCCTTTATTGTTTACTATAGCGCCACTCAAGGTTTTGCAGTTTATGATAATGCACACCAAGTTATTGGTGGGGCACTGAAATATCTTGAGCAAGATGTAAACTACACTGAAGCAGCATTCGTTTTCGTTATTATGTGTATGGCAGGGACGAGGCCAATCATTATGCTTGCTGAAAAAATCATTGGTATGATTGCAAAGCTTCTTCCGTTTCCAGGAAAAATGGCGTTCTATATTTCGGCCCTTATTGTTGGTCCGATACTAGGGTCTTTTATTACTGAGCCAGCTGCTATGACGGTTACTGCTCTAATTCTTTTAGATTACTTCTTCTCTGATGAGAAAATGAGTCTTAAGTTTAAGTATGCAACGATTGGTCTACTTTTTGTAAACGTATCAATCGGTGGAACACTTTCTCACTTTGCTGCACCTCCTGTACTTATGGTTGCTTCAAAGTGGCACTGGGGATTTGTTCACATGATTACAAACTTTGGTTATAAGGCAACAATTTCAATTATCATTGGAACTTTAATTATTGCATTCATGTTTAAAAATGAACTTCAAGGAAAGCTTGAAATTAAACAAAAGCATGAAAATTGGATGGCACCAACTTGGTGGATGACTCTAGTTCACATTATCTTTATGGGGCTTGTTGTTTTCTCTGCTCACCACATGGTTTTCTTCCTTGCACTTTTCCTATTCTTCTTAGGTTTCACGACTGTTACAAAAGAGTACCAAGACGAAATCAAGCTAAAAGAATCACTTCTTGTTGGTTTCTTCCTTGCTGGTCTAGTAACTCTAGGTGGACAACAAGGTTGGTGGCTACAACCAATTTTATCTAAGCTTGGTGACTTTGTTCTTTTCGTAGGTGCAACTTCACTTACTGCTATTACAGATAACGCAGCTCTTACTTATTTAGGGACTCTGGTTGATCTAACTGATTCAGCTAAGTACAACCTTGTTGCTGGTGCTGTTGCTGGTGGTGGTTTAACTGTTATTGCTAACGCTCCAAACCCTGCGGGATTTGGTATCCTTAAAGGAACATTTGGAAAAGAGGGGATTAATCCTGGAAAGCTTCTGCTTGGAGCACTTTTCCCAACAATCCTTGCAATGGTTATGTTTCAAATTCTTCCAAATCTAGCGAAGTAA